The following are encoded together in the Streptomyces tsukubensis genome:
- a CDS encoding glycoside hydrolase family 2 yields the protein MRGGVRSLRRSVLSGAVAACLVLAGGVATAGAARPEAPPPRAPDAYAYLDDPEMTGEGQEAPHAELRPYADERSAARHGEKSPYTRTLDGKWRISMADRPQDVPEGFFADGYDTSGWKSVSVPHSWQTDGLDHPMFRNTVEEVYPDDPPRVPKDVNPTGAYVRDFDLPDNWRADDRSSHLRFEGVTSGYFVWVNGQYLGYDQGGYTPAEFDMTKALHPGKNRVAVQVHRWGSGSYLEDYDQYRYSGIFRSVWMYSTPKTRISDATITSDIAADHRSAQVTAVTELAGAADGTDVHATLRGPDGREVARFGQKAKGGAATLTATVKNPKLWTDETPELYTLVLRTGDHITSETLGLREVTVEDKQLKVNGERVLLKGVNRSDSDPDGGRHVPRARHEQDVRLMKKFHVNAVRTAHYPSDPYFYELADREGLWIDDEVDVETHAHENCSDGSCLAERPEWQKAFMDRFQAMVARDKNHPSVLMWDTGNEAGLGKAHYAMADWAKKADPTRPLYAQPNSPDGDAPYADVWGPRYPTPESLEAKGKTTTKPVVMGEYAHAMGNSLGNFREFWDAIRKNPSLQGGFIWDWADQNIRQELRITPDGSGNDIAAHLTGLPERVDGPKGHGKALGLSGLDDFVEVYKDPRLDITGDLTLDAWVKPADVTGSFPAVGKGNHAYALKMKDRETLEFYVHSAEHGGYHAAQLKVGADFYGQWHRVSGVYDGDRVRLYLDGAEVASTAYDGPVDRTAHAVNIGRDSESQREQYNGRTANGSVDDVRVYDRALAPGDLADPADRAADAVLALDFEKVEKKGEFLSYGVALAGDDGLVGPERTPQPETAQLSQVHQPIRFSYDADGDGDGDGGRLTVRSERQFASTAGTKLRWRVQEGAKTVAEGGRALDLAPGGSVTVPVKAPANPGDIERWLTVETTGKVPAHDQFGLGGKVAPGAGTPRAEGSVKVAEDAEHVTLSGKGFRYTLSKGTGSLDSMKAGGTELLAKGAASGPSLDVWRAPISNESFNWGTVEADKWRAAGLDRLRTTVDSVTTGTGDDGSARVRVTSTAAAPGLADKASFAQTMTFDVDAAGTVRLGHEVAPRGAARTLPYLPRVGVRLDVPDRFQQFSWYGRGPEESYNDRQDGTPMGVYRTEVGKSYVDYSAPQENGNHTGTRWALLGDGRGAGLLVSGASDVGVDPYANLDRADYPYQLQKTPGAVTLHADHAASGVGDTPNDIRARYKVRADQDYSYDLVLRPATKAEAGAKAATAAQTGKGSAGE from the coding sequence ATGCGCGGTGGTGTTCGTTCTCTCCGTAGATCCGTACTGTCGGGTGCTGTTGCCGCCTGCCTGGTCCTCGCCGGTGGCGTGGCCACGGCGGGGGCGGCGCGGCCGGAGGCGCCGCCGCCCCGGGCCCCGGACGCCTACGCCTATCTCGACGACCCCGAGATGACGGGTGAGGGGCAGGAGGCGCCCCACGCGGAACTTCGGCCCTACGCCGACGAGCGGTCGGCCGCTCGGCACGGTGAGAAGTCGCCGTACACCCGGACGCTGGACGGGAAATGGCGGATCTCGATGGCCGACAGGCCGCAGGACGTGCCCGAGGGGTTCTTCGCGGACGGGTACGACACGAGCGGCTGGAAGTCGGTCTCCGTGCCGCACAGTTGGCAGACCGACGGGCTCGACCATCCGATGTTCAGGAACACCGTCGAGGAGGTGTATCCGGACGACCCGCCACGCGTCCCGAAGGACGTCAACCCGACGGGCGCCTACGTACGCGACTTCGATCTGCCCGACAACTGGCGCGCGGACGACCGCAGTTCGCATCTGCGGTTCGAGGGGGTCACCTCCGGGTACTTCGTGTGGGTCAACGGCCAGTACCTCGGGTACGACCAGGGTGGCTATACCCCGGCCGAGTTCGACATGACGAAGGCACTGCACCCGGGGAAGAACCGGGTCGCCGTGCAGGTCCACCGCTGGGGGTCGGGCTCCTATCTGGAGGACTACGACCAGTACCGCTACAGCGGGATCTTCCGCTCCGTGTGGATGTACTCCACGCCGAAGACCCGGATCAGCGACGCCACGATCACCAGTGACATCGCCGCGGACCACAGGAGCGCCCAGGTCACGGCGGTGACGGAGCTGGCGGGGGCCGCTGACGGCACGGACGTGCACGCCACCCTGCGAGGCCCGGACGGCCGGGAGGTGGCCCGGTTCGGACAGAAGGCCAAGGGCGGCGCCGCCACCCTCACCGCCACGGTGAAGAACCCGAAGCTGTGGACGGACGAGACTCCCGAGCTGTACACGCTGGTGCTGCGCACCGGTGATCACATCACCAGCGAGACGCTGGGGCTGCGCGAGGTCACCGTCGAGGACAAGCAGCTCAAGGTGAACGGCGAACGGGTCCTGCTCAAGGGCGTCAACCGTTCCGACTCCGACCCGGACGGCGGCCGCCACGTACCGCGCGCCCGGCACGAGCAGGACGTACGGCTGATGAAGAAGTTCCACGTGAACGCCGTACGCACCGCCCACTACCCCTCCGACCCGTACTTCTACGAGCTGGCGGACCGCGAGGGGCTGTGGATCGACGACGAGGTCGACGTCGAGACGCACGCCCACGAGAACTGCTCCGACGGCTCCTGCCTGGCCGAGCGGCCCGAATGGCAGAAGGCGTTCATGGACCGGTTCCAGGCGATGGTGGCGCGCGACAAGAACCATCCGAGTGTCCTGATGTGGGACACCGGCAACGAGGCGGGGCTCGGCAAGGCGCACTACGCGATGGCCGACTGGGCGAAGAAGGCGGACCCGACCAGGCCGCTGTACGCGCAGCCCAACTCCCCCGACGGTGACGCCCCGTACGCCGACGTGTGGGGGCCGCGCTACCCCACCCCCGAGTCGCTTGAGGCGAAGGGGAAGACCACCACCAAGCCCGTCGTCATGGGCGAGTACGCGCACGCCATGGGCAACAGCCTCGGCAACTTCAGGGAGTTCTGGGACGCCATCAGGAAGAACCCGTCGCTCCAGGGCGGTTTCATCTGGGACTGGGCCGACCAGAACATCCGGCAGGAGCTGCGGATCACCCCGGACGGCTCGGGCAACGACATCGCCGCGCACCTGACCGGGCTCCCCGAGCGGGTCGACGGGCCCAAGGGCCACGGCAAGGCGCTCGGTCTCTCCGGGCTCGACGATTTCGTGGAGGTCTACAAGGACCCGCGGCTCGACATCACGGGCGACCTGACCCTGGACGCCTGGGTGAAGCCGGCCGACGTGACCGGGAGCTTCCCCGCCGTCGGCAAGGGCAATCACGCCTACGCCCTGAAGATGAAGGACCGCGAGACGCTGGAGTTCTACGTCCACAGCGCCGAGCACGGCGGCTACCACGCGGCGCAGCTCAAGGTCGGCGCCGACTTCTACGGCCAATGGCACAGGGTCAGCGGTGTCTACGACGGCGACCGTGTCCGGCTCTACCTCGACGGCGCCGAAGTGGCCTCGACCGCCTACGACGGCCCCGTCGACCGCACCGCCCACGCCGTCAACATCGGGCGTGACTCCGAGTCGCAGCGGGAGCAGTACAACGGCCGCACCGCCAACGGCTCCGTGGACGACGTACGCGTCTACGACCGGGCGCTGGCCCCGGGTGACCTCGCGGACCCGGCGGACCGGGCGGCGGACGCGGTGCTCGCCCTCGACTTCGAGAAGGTCGAGAAGAAGGGCGAGTTCCTCTCGTACGGTGTGGCGCTCGCCGGGGACGACGGACTCGTCGGGCCCGAGCGCACCCCGCAGCCGGAGACCGCGCAGCTCTCCCAGGTGCACCAGCCGATCCGTTTCTCCTACGACGCCGACGGCGACGGCGACGGCGACGGCGGGCGGCTGACGGTCCGAAGTGAGCGGCAGTTCGCCTCCACTGCCGGGACCAAGCTGCGCTGGCGGGTCCAGGAGGGCGCGAAGACCGTCGCCGAGGGTGGCCGCGCGCTCGACCTCGCGCCGGGCGGATCCGTCACGGTGCCGGTGAAGGCGCCGGCCAACCCGGGCGACATCGAGCGGTGGCTGACCGTGGAGACCACGGGGAAGGTCCCGGCCCACGACCAGTTCGGGCTCGGCGGCAAGGTCGCACCGGGGGCCGGGACCCCGCGGGCGGAGGGCTCCGTCAAGGTCGCCGAGGACGCGGAACACGTCACCCTCAGCGGCAAAGGGTTCCGTTACACCCTCTCCAAGGGCACCGGATCACTCGACTCCATGAAGGCGGGAGGGACGGAACTCCTCGCCAAGGGTGCCGCTTCCGGCCCCTCCCTGGACGTGTGGCGTGCCCCCATCAGCAACGAGTCGTTCAACTGGGGCACGGTGGAGGCCGACAAGTGGCGGGCGGCCGGGCTCGACCGGCTGCGCACCACGGTCGACTCCGTTACCACCGGCACGGGCGACGACGGCTCCGCGCGGGTCCGGGTCACCTCGACGGCCGCCGCCCCCGGCCTCGCGGACAAGGCGTCCTTCGCGCAGACGATGACGTTCGACGTGGACGCGGCGGGAACCGTGCGGCTCGGCCACGAGGTGGCTCCCCGGGGGGCCGCGCGGACCCTGCCGTATCTGCCGCGCGTGGGCGTACGGCTGGACGTGCCCGACCGGTTCCAGCAGTTCTCCTGGTACGGGCGCGGGCCCGAGGAGAGCTACAACGACCGCCAGGACGGCACTCCGATGGGCGTGTACCGCACGGAGGTCGGCAAGAGTTACGTCGACTACTCCGCCCCGCAGGAGAACGGCAACCACACCGGTACCCGCTGGGCGCTGCTGGGTGACGGGCGCGGTGCCGGGCTGCTGGTCTCCGGCGCGTCGGACGTCGGCGTCGACCCGTACGCCAACCTCGACCGGGCCGACTATCCGTACCAGCTCCAGAAGACCCCGGGGGCGGTGACCCTCCACGCCGACCACGCGGCCAGCGGTGTCGGCGACACCCCCAACGACATCAGGGCGCGGTACAAGGTGCGGGCCGACCAGGACTACTCCTACGACCTCGTACTGCGCCCCGCGACAAAGGCGGAGGCCGGGGCGAAGGCGGCCACGGCGGCGCAGACCGGGAAGGGGTCGGCGGGCGAATAG
- a CDS encoding phosphotransferase, whose product MDDSLTDALLEELCAHIGRPTDPAREELRAWVMSGVERLVFPGGETMIFKYAEKPFAKEAEALRAAYEDGLPVPGVIVSVVRKRRLGVLMEDLGEPVRAPTEREGIAMAVALHRLPVLPRLAVLHEGGLQRLPERALWHFDRLHEVGRWRGTDDIGASLGRVQRASTTRASGAMIPPYGWVHSEFQPETIHVGAGGPKLLDFARSYTGPALFDLATWHGIRKAEPARMRGLLEAYVAAGGAPEALRPRGGLSAEAWALGWQRMWGVEWFLEQAGRWVEDPAQDPVYIEAVRHHLRAVMELFQI is encoded by the coding sequence ATGGACGACAGCCTCACCGACGCACTCCTCGAAGAACTCTGCGCCCACATCGGGCGGCCCACCGACCCCGCACGTGAGGAGCTGCGGGCCTGGGTCATGTCAGGCGTGGAACGGCTCGTCTTCCCCGGCGGCGAGACCATGATCTTCAAGTACGCGGAGAAGCCCTTCGCGAAGGAGGCCGAGGCGCTGCGCGCGGCGTACGAGGACGGGCTCCCCGTGCCGGGCGTCATCGTCTCCGTGGTCCGCAAGCGCAGACTCGGCGTGCTGATGGAGGACCTGGGCGAGCCGGTGCGCGCGCCGACCGAGCGCGAGGGGATCGCCATGGCGGTCGCCCTGCACCGGCTGCCCGTACTTCCCCGTCTCGCCGTCCTCCACGAGGGCGGGTTGCAGCGGCTGCCGGAACGGGCCCTGTGGCACTTCGACCGGCTCCACGAGGTGGGCCGCTGGCGGGGGACCGACGACATCGGGGCGTCGCTCGGCCGGGTGCAGCGCGCGTCCACCACCCGTGCCTCCGGGGCGATGATCCCGCCCTACGGCTGGGTGCACTCCGAGTTCCAGCCCGAGACGATCCACGTGGGCGCCGGAGGGCCGAAGCTGCTGGACTTCGCCCGCAGTTACACCGGCCCCGCCCTGTTCGACCTGGCGACCTGGCACGGCATCAGGAAGGCGGAACCCGCCAGGATGCGGGGACTGCTCGAAGCCTATGTGGCGGCGGGCGGGGCCCCCGAGGCGCTCAGGCCGCGCGGTGGCCTGAGCGCCGAGGCGTGGGCCCTCGGGTGGCAGCGGATGTGGGGCGTGGAGTGGTTCCTCGAACAGGCGGGGCGCTGGGTCGAGGACCCCGCGCAGGACCCGGTGTACATCGAGGCGGTACGTCATCATCTGCGGGCCGTGATGGAGCTGTTCCAGATCTGA